The Buchnera aphidicola str. Bp (Baizongia pistaciae) genome segment CTTAAATTAAAAAAATCTAAATATAAAATTAAGATTTCATAAAAAAGTTATTATTATGTTAAATATTAAAACCAAAAAGAAAAATAAAAAAAGGATATATGTTTTTAATAAAAATCCTGAATTTAAATTTAAACATTTAGTTTTTCAAAAAAATAAATTTATATTAAAAATAATTAATGAAATTGACAAAATAGATTTAATGAGAAGTGAAATTTTTAACTCAACTTTACCTATAGACCCTCAAACAGGGAATATATTAGTTAGATTTAGAAAATTAAATAGAAATAGATTGCTTGCTATAAAAGCAATAATTCAAGCAATGTTATATCATTTTAATATTAAAACGAAGAAGGTAACAGCATCTGTTGAACAATTAGCAGATGAATGTGGTTTATCTACTGTGTCTAAAAGTGGAAATAAATCTATCACTCGGGCATCTCGATTGATATCTCAATTTATGGAACCTATGGGATTCATAAAATGTAAGAAAATTAAAACTACCAACAATAAATTCTCAAAAGAAATAATATTAACCCCATTATTTTTTATGATCCTTGTTAAAAACAGTTCTCTTTCCGAGGGAGATACTCATCTAAAACAAGAGTTCAAAATACTAAAGAATAAAAATGTACATATTAATTCTTCTGAAACTTTTGCTAAACAAGAAATCTTAAAAAAAATAATAAATAAATATTCTTTAAACAAATTAAAAAAACTAGGTCCAAAAAAAATAAAGGAAAAAATAAATACAGAATATAAAAATATTAAGAAATAAATATGTAGTAGAGGTAAAAATTTGAAATTCTCTATTTTTAATGATATAAATATGTATATTACATAAAGTATAAAAATTGAAGGTAAAAAATGTTAAAGAGAAAAAACTACGTAAATAATATTTCCCCCCTTTTTACTCCTCCTAAGGGAGATAAAAGAAGACCTGCTTTTATTAATTATGCTTTAGAACAAGCTAAAAAAATAGATGTTGCAAGAAGTGAATTAAATTATATTCTAAAACTCAGAGACCCTAAAACAGGATCTATTATCCCAAGACATAGGCAATTAAATGAACATAGAGCGGCTGCAATGAGAGTTATTGTCCCTGCTATGATATATCACTTTAATATCACTTCAGATTTAGTACAAGCATCTATTGAACAATTAGCAGATGAATGTGGTTTATCTACTGTGTCTAAAAGTGGAAACAAATCTATCACTCGGG includes the following:
- a CDS encoding replication-associated protein repA2; amino-acid sequence: MLNIKTKKKNKKRIYVFNKNPEFKFKHLVFQKNKFILKIINEIDKIDLMRSEIFNSTLPIDPQTGNILVRFRKLNRNRLLAIKAIIQAMLYHFNIKTKKVTASVEQLADECGLSTVSKSGNKSITRASRLISQFMEPMGFIKCKKIKTTNNKFSKEIILTPLFFMILVKNSSLSEGDTHLKQEFKILKNKNVHINSSETFAKQEILKKIINKYSLNKLKKLGPKKIKEKINTEYKNIKK